One window from the genome of Eucalyptus grandis isolate ANBG69807.140 chromosome 7, ASM1654582v1, whole genome shotgun sequence encodes:
- the LOC120295888 gene encoding pyruvate dehydrogenase E1 component subunit beta-1, mitochondrial-like — protein MPLRSNATAGKEMTVREALNAAFDEEISMDLRGLLITEAGFAGVEVGAAFYGLRPVVEFMTFNFAMQAIEQVINSAEKMNYMSAGNTSVPIVSRGAAAGVSAHHSQAS, from the exons ATGCCCTTACGTAGTAATGCTACTGCGGGGAAAGAGATGACTGTGAGAGAGGCTCTGAATGCTGCGTTTGATGAGGAAAT aagtATGGACCTGAGAGGGTTGTTGATCACAGAGGCTGGTTTTGCTGGAGTTGAAGTCGGTGCTGCTTTCTATGGTCTCAGGCCTGTTGTGGAGTTTATGACATTCAATTTCGCTATGCAGGCGATTGAACAAGTTATAAATTCTGCTGAAAAGATGAACTACATGTCAGCTGGCAATACATCAGTCCCTATAGTTTCAAGAGGAGCTGCAGCAGGAGTCAGTGCCCATCACTCCCAAGCCTCGTGA